A genomic segment from Carassius auratus strain Wakin chromosome 25, ASM336829v1, whole genome shotgun sequence encodes:
- the LOC113043637 gene encoding asc-type amino acid transporter 1-like, which produces MLVLVNILCGARDAAPARLFHRASVLRSDSREAAQLSVRARAEMDGVERKRTEARRSTMKDSDLQHDSGIPERVTLKKEIGLLSACTIIIGNIIGSGIFISPKGVLEHSGSVGLALVVWVLGGGVAALGSLCYAELGVTIPKSGGDYSYVTEIFGGLVGFLLLWSAVLIMYPTTLAVIALTFSNYVLQPVFPHCVPPYIATRMLSTICILFLTWVNCYSVRLATRIQDAFTVGKLLALGLIITVGLVQICGGHYESLTPQTAFMFNKAPSVGQIALAFLHASFAFSGWNFLNYVTEEVVDPRRNLPRAIYISIPLVTFVYTLTNIAYFSSMSPEELLSSNAVAVTFGEKLLGVFSTLMPISVALSTFGGINGYLFTSSRLCFSGAREGHLPSLLAMIHFKHCTPIPALLVCCSATIVILCIGETHNLINYVSFINYLSYGVTIASLLYYRWKKPNLYRPIKVSLLVPVCYLLFWALLLGFSLHSDPLVCGVGLVIMLTGVPVYFLGVYWKDKPKCIYDFIEWATYLGQRVFFVVFPQIDPIEVAEWTDRSSFTSKASGPL; this is translated from the exons ATGCTCGTTCTCGTTAACATTCTGTGCGGAGCGCGAGACGCGGCGCCTGCGCGCCTCTTTCATCGTGCTTCAGTCCTCAGAAGCGACTCGAGAGAGGCAGCACAGCTCTCTGTTCGTGCGCGAGCTGAAATGGATGGAGTAGAGAGGAAAAGGACGGAGGCTCGGAGGAGCACGATGAAAGACAGCGATCTCCAACACGACTCCGGCATCCCTGAGCGCGTGACACTCAAGAAGGAGATCGGGCTTCTGAGCGCGTGCACGATCATCATTG GTAACATTATTGGCTCAGGGATCTTCATCTCTCCTAAGGGTGTTCTGGAGCATTCGGGTTCGGTCGGCCTGGCGCTGGTGGTGTGGGTGTTAGGAGGAGGCGTCGCTGCTCTGGGCTCCCTTTGCTACGCTGAACTAGGGGTCACCATCCCCAAATCTGGAGGAGACTATTCCTACGTCACAGAGATCTTTGGCGGTCTCGTGGG GTTTCTGCTGTTATGGAGTGCAGTACTGATCATGTATCCCACCACACTGGCAGTCATCGCTCTCACGTTCTCCAACTACGTGCTTCAGCCTGTTTTCCCACACTGCGTTCCTCCATACATCGCCACACGCATGCTGTCCACCATCTGCATAC TGTTTTTGACATGGGTGAACTGCTACAGTGTGCGTTTGGCCACACGGATCCAGGACGCCTTCACCGTGGGGAAGCTGCTGGCTCTGGGGCTCATCATTACTGTCGGTTTAGTGCAGATCTGTGGAG GTCACTATGAGAGCCTGACTCCACAGACGGCGTTCATGTTTAATAAAGCTCCCTCTGTAGGGCAGATCGCTCTGGCTTTCCTTCACGCCTCCTTTGCCTTCAGCGGCTGGAACTTCCTCAACTACGTCACAGAGGAAGTGGTGGATCCCAGGAG gaATCTGCCACGAGCCATCTACATCTCCATCCCACTGGTCACATTTGTGTACACGCTCACAAACATTGCGTATTTCTCCTCCATGTCTCCTGAGGAACTGCTGTCCTCCAACGCAGTGGCTGTT ACTTTTGGTGAAAAACTTCTCGGGGTGTTTTCCACCCTCATGCCGATCTCTGTGGCACTCTCCACTTTTGGGGGCATCAATGGTTACCTCTTCACTTCCTCCAG GTTGTGTTTCTCCGGGGCACGAGAAGGACATTTACCCAGCCTTCTTGCTATGATCCACTTCAAGCACTGCACACCGATCCCAGCTCTGCTCGTCTGT TGCTCTGCCACAATTGTGATCTTATGCATTGGAGAAACTCACAACCTTATAAACTATGTCTCTTTTATCAACTACCTCTCTTATGGGGTCACTATTGCTAGCCTGCTCTACTACAGATGGAAGAAGCCGAACTTATACAGGCCCATCAAG GTGAGTCTGCTGGTGCCGGTGTGTTACCTGCTCTTCTGGGCTCTTCTGCTGGGCTTCAGTTTGCACTCGGATCCGCTGGTGTGTGGAGTGGGgctggtcatcatgctcactggAGTGCCTGTTTATTTCCTGGGAGTTTACTGGAAAGACAAGCCCAAATGCATATATGACTTCATCG